From Pan paniscus chromosome 9, NHGRI_mPanPan1-v2.0_pri, whole genome shotgun sequence, the proteins below share one genomic window:
- the LOC100972794 gene encoding olfactory receptor 8H2, with amino-acid sequence MMGRRNDTNVADFILMGLTLSEEIQMALFMLFLLIYLITMLGNVGMILIIRLDLQLHTPMYFFLTHLSFIDLSYSTVVTPKTLANLLTSNNISFTGCFARMFFFAFLGTAECYLLSSMAYDRYAAICSPLHYTVIMSKRLCLALITGPYVIGFMDSFVNVVSMSRLHFCDSNVIHHFFCDTSPILALSCTDTYNTKILIFIIVGSTLMVSLFTISASYVFILFTILKINSTSGKQKAFSTCVSHLLGVTIFYSTLIFTYLKPRKSYSLGRDQVASVFYTIVIPMLNPLIYSLRNKEVKNALIRVMQRRQDSR; translated from the coding sequence ATGATGGGTAGAAGGAATGACACAAATGTGGCTGACTTCATCCTTATGGGACTGACACTTTCTGAAGAGATCCAGATGGCTCTGTTTATGCTATTTCTCCTGATATACCTAATTACTATGCTGGGGAATGTGGGGATGATATTGATAATCCGCCTGGACCTCCAGCTTCACACTCCCATGTATTTTTTCCTTACTCACCTGTCATTTATTGACCTCAGTTACTCAACTGTCGTCACACCTAAAACCTTAGCGAACTTACTGACTTCCAACAATATTTCCTTTACGGGCTGCTTTGCCCGGATGTTCTTTTTTGCCTTCTTGGGTACTGCTGAATGTTACCTTCTCTCCTCAATGGCCTATGATCGCTATGCAGCGATCTGCAGTCCTCTACACTACACAGTTATTATGTCCAAAAGGCTCTGCCTCGCTCTCATCACTGGGCCTTATGTGATTGGCTTTATGGACTCCTTTGTCAACGTGGTTTCCATGAGCAGATTGCATTTCTGCGACTCAAACGTAATTCATCACTTTTTCTGTGACACTTCCCCAATTTTAGCTCTGTCCTGCACTGATACATACAACACCAAAATCCTGATATTCATTATTGTTGGTTCCACCCTGATGGTGTCCCTTTTCACAATATCTGCATCCTATGTGTTCATTCTCTTTACCATCCTGAAAATTAATTCCACTTCAGGAAAGCAGAAAGCTTTCTCTACTTGCGTCTCTCATCTCTTGGGAGTCACCATCTTTTATAGCACTCtgatttttacttatttaaaaccAAGAAAGTCTTATTCCTTGGGAAGAGATCAAGTGGCTTCTGTTTTTTATACTATTGTGATTCCCATGCTGAATCCACTCATTTATAGTCTTAGAAACAAAGAGGTGAAAAATGCTCTCATCAGAGTCATGCAGAGAAGACAGGACTCCAGGTAA